From the genome of Nakamurella flavida, one region includes:
- a CDS encoding cysteine desulfurase family protein has translation MTYLDHASTTPVLPAVITAVGAVMAHPGNPSSLHASGRRARRSVEEARESFAAALGARPSEVVFTSGGTESDNLAVTGFYRARRAEDPARRRILVAPVEHHAVLDVVEHLADPRTGEGAEIGWLEVDDYGRVHADTLAAAIAEDPSSVALVSVMWANNEVGTVNPVRELAAVAHAHGIPFHTDAVQAVGQLPVDFARSGVDAMTVSAHKFGGPVGVGALVVRRDAALVPVVFGGGQERGIRSGTLDVAGIVGMATALAEATGRQPEHAARLTDLRDALIAAVLERVPDVAVSGDPGQSLVDGGPSRLPGNAHLRFAGCESDALMMLLDARGIECSAGSACTAGVARPSHVLLGMGVEPADARGALRFSLGHSSTEADVRALAEVIAPVVERARRAAVAGARRS, from the coding sequence ATGACCTACCTCGACCACGCCTCCACCACCCCCGTGCTGCCCGCGGTGATCACCGCGGTCGGTGCCGTGATGGCGCACCCCGGGAACCCCTCGTCGCTGCACGCGAGCGGACGACGGGCACGCCGATCGGTGGAGGAGGCGCGCGAGTCGTTCGCCGCGGCCCTCGGGGCCCGACCCAGTGAGGTCGTGTTCACCTCCGGCGGTACCGAATCCGACAACCTGGCCGTGACCGGGTTCTACCGGGCCCGGCGCGCCGAGGATCCGGCCCGCCGCCGCATCCTCGTCGCCCCGGTGGAGCACCACGCCGTGCTGGACGTCGTCGAGCACCTGGCGGACCCCCGCACGGGGGAGGGCGCCGAGATCGGGTGGCTGGAGGTCGACGACTACGGCCGGGTGCACGCCGACACCCTCGCCGCGGCCATCGCGGAGGATCCGTCCTCGGTCGCCCTGGTCTCCGTCATGTGGGCCAACAACGAGGTCGGCACGGTCAACCCGGTCCGCGAGCTGGCCGCGGTCGCGCACGCCCACGGCATCCCCTTCCACACCGACGCCGTGCAGGCCGTCGGCCAGCTGCCCGTCGACTTCGCCCGCAGCGGCGTGGACGCGATGACGGTCTCCGCGCACAAGTTCGGTGGCCCCGTCGGGGTCGGCGCCCTGGTCGTCCGGCGGGACGCCGCTCTCGTCCCCGTCGTCTTCGGCGGTGGCCAGGAGCGGGGGATCCGATCCGGCACCCTGGATGTCGCCGGCATCGTGGGCATGGCCACCGCGCTGGCCGAGGCGACCGGGCGGCAGCCCGAGCACGCGGCACGCCTGACCGATCTGCGGGACGCGCTCATCGCCGCGGTGCTGGAGCGGGTACCGGATGTCGCGGTGTCCGGCGATCCCGGTCAGTCGCTCGTCGACGGCGGGCCGTCACGCCTCCCCGGGAACGCGCACCTGCGGTTCGCCGGCTGCGAGAGCGATGCGCTGATGATGCTGCTGGACGCCCGCGGGATCGAGTGCTCGGCCGGGTCGGCGTGCACCGCGGGTGTCGCCCGGCCGTCGCACGTCCTGCTGGGCATGGGCGTGGAGCCGGCCGATGCCCGTGGGGCGCTGCGCTTCTCGCTCGGCCATTCCTCCACCGAGGCGGACGTGCGGGCGTTGGCCGAGGTGATCGCGCCGGTGGTCGAGCGGGCCCGACGGGCCGCCGTCGCCGGGGCGAGGCGGTCCTGA
- the mnmA gene encoding tRNA 2-thiouridine(34) synthase MnmA has translation MRVLAAMSGGVDSAVAAALAVDAGHEVVGVHMALSRNPGTLRTGSRGCCTVEDAFDARRVCDLLDIPYYVWDLSEDFLEDVVSDFLAEYAAGRTPNPCLRCNEKIKFAALLDRAVALGFDAVVTGHHVRLVDGVLHRSVDAAKDQSYVLAVLTADQLAHSMFPLGEMTKDEVRAEAARRGFAVAAKPDSYDICFIPDGDTRGYLTDKLGARDGALVDAETGVELGRHSGTFGYTIGQRKGLGLYRPAPDGRPRYVLGIEPVSGTVTVGPVTGLDVSMITADRVVFSTGRAPEFPLRTLAQLRAHGGTASGSVDLVDGRLRLSLDAPLRGVAPGQTVVLYDPSGDFVIGAGTVVHTGG, from the coding sequence ATGCGGGTGCTGGCCGCGATGAGCGGCGGAGTCGACTCGGCGGTCGCCGCCGCACTGGCCGTGGACGCCGGGCACGAGGTCGTCGGGGTGCACATGGCGTTGTCCCGCAACCCCGGCACCCTGCGCACCGGGTCCCGCGGTTGCTGCACCGTCGAGGACGCGTTCGACGCCCGCCGGGTGTGCGACCTGCTCGACATCCCCTACTACGTCTGGGATCTCAGCGAGGACTTCCTCGAGGACGTGGTGTCGGACTTCCTCGCCGAGTACGCCGCCGGCCGCACCCCGAACCCCTGCCTGCGCTGCAACGAGAAGATCAAGTTCGCCGCGCTGCTGGACCGGGCCGTCGCGCTCGGCTTCGACGCGGTGGTCACCGGACACCACGTCCGGCTGGTGGACGGCGTGCTGCACCGGTCCGTCGACGCGGCCAAGGACCAGTCGTACGTGCTGGCCGTGCTGACGGCGGACCAGTTGGCGCACAGCATGTTCCCGCTCGGCGAGATGACCAAGGACGAGGTGCGGGCCGAGGCGGCCCGGCGCGGGTTCGCGGTGGCCGCCAAGCCGGACAGCTACGACATCTGCTTCATCCCCGACGGGGACACCCGCGGCTACCTGACCGACAAGCTCGGCGCCAGGGACGGGGCCCTGGTCGACGCGGAGACCGGGGTCGAGCTCGGGCGGCACTCCGGGACGTTCGGCTACACCATCGGGCAGCGCAAGGGACTGGGCCTGTACCGGCCCGCCCCGGACGGCCGCCCGCGGTACGTGCTGGGCATCGAACCGGTCTCCGGGACCGTCACCGTCGGGCCCGTCACCGGGTTGGACGTCTCGATGATCACCGCCGACCGGGTGGTGTTCTCCACCGGGCGGGCCCCGGAGTTCCCGCTGCGCACCCTCGCCCAGCTCCGGGCGCACGGTGGGACGGCGTCGGGTTCGGTCGACCTGGTCGACGGCCGGCTGCGGCTGTCGTTGGACGCGCCCCTCCGCGGCGTCGCCCCCGGGCAGACCGTCGTGCTGTACGACCCGAGCGGTGACTTCGTGATCGGTGCCGGAACGGTCGTGCACACGGGAGGATGA
- a CDS encoding methionine synthase, translated as MTLDSTSAITVPDPAQEGAPVVPAAPWHLGAATGVGSLPGVDADESARVVAGELPVPHLVELPARGPGADMVGRAVGVLVDLYGEVVPSGWRLSRRPGRDVRRAKDYLAWDLDAAEQHYAGASTVKIQLCGPWTLAAAIEVPSGNRALIDQGAVDDLAASLAEGLRVHVAELTRRLPGTRIVVQLDEPSLPAVLLGALPTASGFGTVRAVERVRVAEVLQGVFDHLPGVATVLHCCHEQPPIPVMRASGAQALSIDLRALGSAAARLDPVGEAVEGGTVLLAGIVPASADELRAAATDPQRAGHVPGAPADTALRAVARPLLELWNRLGFPRDLLASTVVPTPVCGLVGATEEWAARAMTLSREMVPVLQEAPQGW; from the coding sequence ATGACCCTCGACAGCACGTCCGCGATCACCGTGCCGGATCCGGCACAGGAGGGCGCCCCTGTCGTCCCGGCCGCCCCCTGGCACCTGGGTGCGGCCACCGGGGTCGGTTCCCTGCCCGGCGTCGACGCCGACGAGTCCGCCCGCGTCGTCGCCGGGGAGCTGCCGGTGCCGCACCTGGTCGAGCTCCCGGCCCGCGGCCCGGGGGCGGACATGGTCGGTCGGGCGGTCGGCGTGCTGGTCGACCTGTACGGCGAGGTGGTGCCGTCGGGATGGCGACTCAGTCGCCGACCCGGCCGGGACGTCCGGCGCGCCAAGGACTACCTCGCCTGGGACCTGGACGCCGCCGAGCAGCACTACGCCGGCGCGTCGACCGTGAAGATCCAGCTGTGCGGCCCCTGGACCCTCGCCGCGGCGATCGAGGTACCCAGCGGGAACCGGGCGCTCATCGACCAGGGGGCCGTGGACGATCTGGCCGCATCGCTGGCCGAGGGGCTCCGGGTGCACGTCGCCGAGCTGACCCGGCGCCTGCCGGGCACCCGGATCGTGGTCCAGCTCGACGAGCCGTCCCTGCCGGCCGTGCTGCTGGGTGCCCTGCCGACGGCCAGCGGCTTCGGCACCGTCCGGGCCGTCGAACGGGTCCGGGTGGCCGAGGTGCTGCAGGGGGTGTTCGACCACCTGCCCGGCGTGGCGACGGTGCTGCACTGCTGCCACGAACAACCGCCGATCCCGGTGATGCGGGCGTCCGGGGCGCAGGCGTTGTCCATCGATCTGCGGGCACTGGGCAGCGCGGCCGCCCGGCTGGACCCGGTGGGGGAGGCCGTCGAGGGTGGGACCGTCCTGCTGGCCGGCATCGTGCCGGCCTCCGCGGACGAGCTGCGTGCCGCGGCCACCGACCCACAGCGGGCCGGCCACGTGCCGGGAGCCCCTGCCGACACCGCCCTGCGGGCCGTCGCCCGGCCGTTGCTGGAGCTGTGGAACCGCCTCGGCTTCCCGCGGGATCTGCTCGCCAGCACCGTGGTGCCCACCCCGGTCTGCGGGCTCGTCGGCGCCACCGAGGAGTGGGCCGCCCGGGCCATGACGCTCAGCCGGGAGATGGTGCCCGTCCTGCAGGAGGCCCCGCAGGGTTGGTGA
- a CDS encoding ATP-binding protein, whose translation MRALNNPYTPNAGAEPQAVVGRDDQLASFDLLLARIERGRTEQSMIITGLRGVGKTVLLGQFRGKALARDWVVVELEVSKHDDSEFRRDLSGRLRTALFELSPKARWTDRFRHAAAVLKSFTVSVDPTGVVSAGLDVDAAEGFADHANLAMDLTDVFLAIGQAASECGRGVVLLFDEVQFLSKVQLEALIEALHKMVQRKLPVTLVGAGLPQIAELAGDAKSYAERLLKFPAIDNLPPGDARVALSRPAEEERVRFSEEALAEAVSITGGYPYFIQELGYAVWTVASESTIGIDDVRAALPAYEAKLDTSFFRVRLDRATDLQRAYLRAMAQLGPQAQKASDVAQVMGRSSQNLGPTRAELINMGLLFTPEYGYAAFTVPHFDQFMMRAVPHLVVPEIGRRRRPGTAS comes from the coding sequence ATGCGAGCGTTGAACAACCCCTACACGCCCAATGCCGGCGCGGAGCCACAGGCGGTGGTCGGTCGTGACGACCAACTCGCGTCCTTCGACCTCTTGCTTGCCAGGATCGAGCGGGGGCGAACTGAGCAATCGATGATCATCACGGGACTGAGGGGCGTCGGTAAAACCGTACTCCTGGGCCAGTTCCGAGGTAAGGCCCTAGCCCGTGACTGGGTGGTCGTGGAGTTGGAAGTCAGCAAGCATGACGACTCCGAGTTCCGTCGGGATCTGTCAGGGCGTCTCCGCACCGCTCTCTTCGAGCTGTCTCCCAAGGCGCGGTGGACCGATCGATTCAGGCATGCCGCCGCCGTCCTGAAATCGTTCACGGTAAGTGTCGACCCGACTGGTGTGGTCTCGGCAGGGTTGGATGTCGATGCCGCGGAAGGATTCGCTGATCACGCGAATTTGGCCATGGACCTTACGGACGTCTTCCTGGCGATTGGACAGGCGGCTTCGGAGTGCGGGCGCGGAGTCGTGCTTCTTTTCGACGAGGTGCAATTTCTGAGCAAAGTCCAATTGGAGGCGCTGATCGAAGCGCTGCACAAGATGGTGCAAAGGAAACTACCCGTCACTCTGGTGGGCGCCGGCCTGCCGCAAATCGCTGAACTGGCAGGCGATGCCAAATCTTACGCAGAAAGGCTGCTGAAATTCCCCGCTATCGACAACCTGCCACCCGGCGACGCCCGCGTGGCGTTGTCGCGGCCGGCTGAGGAAGAGCGGGTCAGGTTTTCCGAAGAGGCTCTGGCCGAGGCTGTCTCGATCACAGGGGGGTATCCCTACTTCATCCAGGAGCTGGGCTATGCAGTGTGGACAGTTGCCAGTGAGTCGACCATCGGTATCGACGACGTGCGAGCGGCCCTCCCCGCATACGAGGCCAAACTCGACACCTCCTTCTTCCGTGTCCGTCTGGATCGTGCCACGGATCTCCAGCGCGCCTACTTACGTGCAATGGCGCAACTGGGGCCACAGGCTCAGAAGGCGTCCGACGTGGCGCAGGTCATGGGTCGTTCGTCGCAGAACCTGGGACCCACGCGCGCAGAACTGATCAATATGGGTCTGCTATTCACACCGGAATACGGGTATGCGGCCTTTACCGTTCCCCACTTCGACCAGTTCATGATGCGCGCAGTTCCCCATCTGGTCGTTCCCGAAATCGGGCGACGACGGCGACCCGGTACGGCTTCGTAG
- a CDS encoding pyridoxamine 5'-phosphate oxidase family protein, producing the protein MSFPPLDPPAAVVDFLVERHLATLTTLRADGSPHVVAVGFTYDPATGLARVITNDGSAKVRNAERPGTGGASPRAAVGQVDGRRWLSLEGPVRVSRDPAEIADAVERYSARYRVPRENPNRVALLIEVERLLGHA; encoded by the coding sequence GTGTCGTTCCCGCCCCTGGACCCGCCCGCCGCGGTGGTCGACTTCCTCGTCGAACGGCACCTGGCCACGCTGACGACCCTGCGGGCGGACGGCTCCCCCCACGTGGTGGCGGTGGGATTCACCTACGACCCCGCCACCGGGCTGGCCCGGGTGATCACCAACGACGGCTCGGCCAAGGTCCGTAATGCCGAGCGCCCGGGTACCGGCGGTGCGTCGCCGCGCGCCGCGGTCGGTCAGGTCGACGGTCGCCGCTGGCTCTCCCTGGAGGGTCCGGTGCGGGTGAGCCGGGACCCGGCGGAGATCGCCGACGCCGTCGAGAGGTACTCGGCGAGATACCGGGTGCCGCGCGAGAACCCGAACCGGGTGGCGCTGCTCATCGAGGTCGAACGCCTGCTCGGACACGCCTGA
- a CDS encoding NADPH-dependent FMN reductase, which translates to MSTLKIVIASTRPGRIGLPIGTWITGRAQQHGGFDRVEVLDLAEIALPFFDEPNHPRARDYQHDHTRAWSAQVDDADAFVFVTPEYNHGLTAPLKNALDYLVAEWAHKPLGIVSYGGISAGTRAAQMIKQIAAALKLHAIPEAVTLANPFPQVVDGEFVATQANDEAADAMLDELVRVEAALAPLRTAASHS; encoded by the coding sequence ATGTCGACCCTCAAGATCGTCATCGCCTCGACCCGCCCGGGCCGCATCGGCCTGCCCATCGGCACCTGGATCACCGGCCGCGCCCAGCAGCACGGCGGCTTCGACCGCGTCGAGGTGCTGGACCTGGCCGAGATCGCGCTGCCGTTCTTCGACGAGCCGAACCACCCCCGGGCCCGCGATTACCAGCACGACCACACCCGCGCCTGGTCGGCCCAGGTCGACGACGCGGACGCGTTCGTCTTCGTCACCCCCGAGTACAACCACGGCCTCACCGCGCCGTTGAAGAATGCCCTGGACTACCTCGTCGCCGAGTGGGCCCACAAGCCGCTGGGCATCGTCAGCTACGGCGGCATCTCGGCCGGCACCCGGGCCGCCCAGATGATCAAGCAGATCGCCGCCGCGCTCAAGCTGCACGCCATCCCGGAGGCCGTCACCCTGGCCAACCCGTTCCCGCAGGTCGTCGACGGGGAGTTCGTGGCCACCCAGGCCAACGACGAGGCCGCCGATGCCATGCTGGACGAACTGGTCCGCGTCGAGGCCGCCCTGGCCCCGCTGCGCACCGCCGCCAGCCACAGCTGA